The sequence ctataatataattgagGTGTAAATGTATTATAGTTGTACTGTAACTGCATTGTAACTTTATAGCAAAACTGTACAAATTTGTTTCTAgaaatttttctttctttcatgtaCACTTAAACGATGCGATGGCCACAAATCCGAAAATTTGGACGGCAAAAAACTTGCGAAAGCTTTCTAGCAGTtccatttaaaaaaaagctctattctatatgaaagtttattgaaataattaaaaataattaaattatatatatatatatatatatatatatatatatatatatatatatatatatatatatatatatatatatatatatatttgtcataACTAATACTCGATATTTTTTCTTGTTTCGCGTGTCACCCAAAATCCCCCTGAAGGAACTTAGCTGGCTGGGTTTAATTGGTGACGCCAACACGTTGAGCCCAACCTCGTGCATATCAGCGTCTGGCCCGCCACGAGATGTTGCCCCCACAAAGTTTAAGTTTATACGTTTCCTATTACCATGCGCTAAAATATCTATGACTCTACAGGGATAAGCCTATTTTACAACCCTCTCAACTCTTAGCTTTGTCCAAAAGTAAATTTTATTACAAAACacccaaaataagtgtaattTACTAGTAGATATTAAAAAACGTGTCACGGCTAAAATATTGGTAAAATCTCTCCTTTGAAACTCTGCGCTCTTGTTGCATGTGTTCCGCTACTCCCGTAGTTTTCGTTTCGGCCTCCACCACTGCTGGCTGCTCCGTGACGTTGGACATGTCCTACCACAGCCATCACCATCATTCCCTCCCTGGAGCGCCGACGTATAAACCCTCCTCCCTACTTTGTTGCTCAGTCTTtatagaggaagaagaggaaggagagaaaagatagagaaaaagaagagggtgACCCCTGACACGTGGGGTCTACtaattttttgaaatatttttataagtaGCATCTTATATGGTTTCCAATTGTACTAAACCTGACTTTAATGGTTATATGTTTCGGGTATTCATAATTTACAGCATATAATATCTGGTTTTGAAGTTGGGGAATGTATTTTAGATAAAGCAAAGAGTTGAGCAGTAGATAGTCCTTAAACATCATTAGTATATGGGGTTACGTTCAATTTATATATTGATTCATTCGTATCAAttgcaaaattttgataatgtcTTTTCTCACATTATTGCAAATGTTTGTCTAACAATAGTTAGAAAATGCTAGCATTGAAATTTGCATCCACTATCCAATACAGTAGTTACATTGAAGCGAGAGAGGGAGTGTGGGAGAAAGCTGCAGTTGCGCCACTGTTCAGACAACAGCTTTGGCTCTGTCATGGcgacggtgccgccgccgccgccgacggctcgAGCAGGCCACAGTCGAAGTTGGTGTGCTCGAGGAAGGGGCCGAGCCTGACCAGCCTCGGGATCACCACGCCGTCGCGCGCCGCGCACACCGCCGGGTTCCCCCACTGCACCAGCGCGCCGACGAGCCCCGCCCTCGCCGTCAGCGGGAACACCCGCCCCCACCGCTCTCGCTCGTACGCCCGCATAGCCTCGCCGTACgagctcgcctcgccgccctcgctcgcggcggcggtggcgaggcggcgcgccaGGACGACGGCGTCCTCGAGCGCGCAACAGGCGCCCTGGCCGAGGTTGGGCGTCATGGGGTGCCACGCGTCTCCGGCCAGCACCACGCCGCCCCTCGACGCCGGTGGGGCAAGGCCCGGCCACAGCCACCGGTCCACCAGCGGCGTCCTCACCACGGCGTCGTCCGGGGTGTCGCGCATCACGGCGAGGAGGTCCTCCGGCCACCCGCGGACGAGCTCCAGCGCCTCCCTCTTGAGCGCCGCCGGGTCCGTGATCTTTGGCCCTAAGTTAGTAGAGTCAAAGATTATTCAAACACATCAGCTACGAAAAATGGTAAGATTTCAAGCAAGAATAACTAACAAATTTAGAGAGTGCTATACAACATTGAAcagtttttttcttaaaaaaaactttcaaatgtaaaaTTTCACTTGTTTCCCTTGTTAATCTGTTTGGTCGTAAATGCGCGATGTTTAGGATAACATTTGGTTAAACTTTTGAAACTTGAATCCTAAGTCAATGATGTTAATCGATTTTATATCAAAATAAGTTCATAAAATCTAATAATTAATTTCATGGTATTGAGAAACTCCTAGGAGTCTTCTGGCTAGCTTCACAAGGTGGTGTGCTAGACGATCTGAATTCGAAGCCTTGCCCCTTCtgattatttgatattagttcTTCCCTAACATTCGTGTTTTAATTTCATGGTATTAAGATAATACTTTCGAAAGCAAATCTACATAtgatatttatttgtttttataaacTAAGCAAATTTCGCGAACCTGGGCTTGGTCGATTGAAGCAGATGAACCAGTAGACAAGGGTGGGTGAGACGGGGACGAAGCCGGCGCGCATGCCGCGGCCGTAGATGTAGTTCACCTTCGCCTCGAACGgctgcccgccgtcgccgtcgtagcGCGCGAGCCCGCGGAACGCCATGTGGCCGACGTACCTCGGCTCGGAGAAGCCCATCCACCGCGCGATCGGCGAGTTCACGCCGTCGCAGCCGACCACCACCTTGGCGACGATCCGCCTCCCGTCCTCGAGCTCCAGCTCGGTGGTGCCGCCGGGCCCCTGCtgcccggcgacggcgacggcgacgcgccgcACCTTCGACGAGAAGGAGATGGCGCCCGGCGGCAGCCTGGACGCCAGCGCCTCGAGGAGCGCGCGCCGCTCCACCGCGCGGACCTCCTGCCCCGGTGCCTCCTCCTCGAAGGAGAACTCGCGGAggacgccgcccgccgccgccgacgccgaccgcaTCTTCATCCTGCGGCCGGTCAGCTGGAACGTCACCAATGGAGCTCAGAACTCGACTTGGAGATCAGCCATGGAGACACCaacagaagaggaggaggaggaggaggaggaggagagagagagagagagagacgtaCCCTTGGATGCGGAGGTGCTTggcgcggagctcgtcggcgacgccgaTGGCGTCGAGCACGCGCCACCCGTTCTTGAACAGCGTCAGCGACGTGCCCCCGGCGCGCAGCGACGCGCCCTGCTCAAGCACGGTGGAGCCCACGCCGAGCCGCCGCAGCGAGGCCGCCGTGGCGAGGCCCGCCACGCCGGCGCCCACTATGAcgatctccacctcctccttcctccggacaccgccgccgccctcagaccgcggcgacacggcggcgtTGAGGcgtgcgcggtggcggcggcgtcggggatgCAGGTAGCAGCTGAGCGcgtgggaggaggtggtggcgagcgCCATGGTGATGGCAGCACAAGCGTTTCTTGGACACGACACGAGATGGAGAGCTGGGCGCCATGCGCGGACAGTGTGGTGGTGGTTTTGGGGCGATGGATGgtttggagaggtggacgatCGGGAGCCACACTTACCTTGAAGATGATGCACAGGACACGTCCTTACCTGGTTGAGAGTCACTCACCAAAGCAGACAATGGGAGTGGATCTTGATCCCTCGAGGGAATGTACATATAGTTATGAAAGAATTTGATATATCACTTTATAAATATgtaagtttaaatttaacttctatatatcgcaatgaaaaaattgattgtgaatatacgttaactaactgtaatttaatttgtttttttcgttgcgagatatagaaattgaatttgaacttgcatgcttgtgtaatgatatattacatgttaatacatcatcttaatttttttcaaatttttcatagctatttgagtaacatgcaaataacgaggaaacatcccctcgagggatcaaaataatttcacGCAGAAAAAGTTTCCAACTTTATTTCGAAAATTTAAGAATGGttctgttgtattttttttttcctgctagACAGGCAGAAACTCTCATGTCATTTCAGAAACTTCACGACTAGAAATTCTTCAGGAAACTTGAGAATCAACTCATCAATGCCAATCAGAGTACCAGACTTTATTTGCAATATTCATTTTTCCCCAATTCTAAGCAAAATCATCTGTACATTTGAATAGACAAGGTTCTCATGTAAGAATCAGCTGTGTTATTTTACCATTTGAAACT is a genomic window of Oryza glaberrima chromosome 7, OglaRS2, whole genome shotgun sequence containing:
- the LOC127779690 gene encoding monooxygenase 2; protein product: MALATTSSHALSCYLHPRRRRHRARLNAAVSPRSEGGGGVRRKEEVEIVIVGAGVAGLATAASLRRLGVGSTVLEQGASLRAGGTSLTLFKNGWRVLDAIGVADELRAKHLRIQGMKMRSASAAAGGVLREFSFEEEAPGQEVRAVERRALLEALASRLPPGAISFSSKVRRVAVAVAGQQGPGGTTELELEDGRRIVAKVVVGCDGVNSPIARWMGFSEPRYVGHMAFRGLARYDGDGGQPFEAKVNYIYGRGMRAGFVPVSPTLVYWFICFNRPSPGPKITDPAALKREALELVRGWPEDLLAVMRDTPDDAVVRTPLVDRWLWPGLAPPASRGGVVLAGDAWHPMTPNLGQGACCALEDAVVLARRLATAAASEGGEASSYGEAMRAYERERWGRVFPLTARAGLVGALVQWGNPAVCAARDGVVIPRLVRLGPFLEHTNFDCGLLEPSAAAAAPSP